In the Streptomyces sp. NBC_00525 genome, one interval contains:
- a CDS encoding PLP-dependent cysteine synthase family protein produces MDTPQHGHGGAAATTLDIDRSDPAYRTWLKDAVRKVQADANRSADTHLLRYPLPDTWGIDLYLKDESTHPTGSLKHRLARSLFLYGLCNGWIRPGKPVIEASSGSTAVSEAYFAKLIGVPFIAVMPRTTSPEKCRLIEFHGGRCHFVDDSRRMYEESARLAAETGGHYMDQFTYAERATDWRGNNNIAESVYQQLRLERYPEPTWIVATAGTGGTSATIARYVRYMQHDTRICVSDPENSCFFDGWTHNDPHVTSDCGSRIEGIGRPRMEPSFVPGAIDRMMKVPDAASVAAVRTLERAIGRKAGGSTGTGLWSAFKLVAEMLAQGVAGSVVTLICDPGDRYLDKYYSDAWLTEQGLDIAPYTRTIDHFLTTGSWPRN; encoded by the coding sequence ATGGACACCCCCCAGCACGGGCACGGCGGCGCAGCCGCGACCACCCTCGACATCGACCGCTCCGACCCGGCCTACCGCACCTGGCTCAAGGACGCCGTCCGCAAGGTGCAGGCCGACGCCAACCGCTCCGCCGACACCCATCTGCTGCGCTACCCGCTGCCGGACACCTGGGGCATCGACCTCTACCTCAAGGACGAGTCGACACACCCCACCGGCAGCCTCAAGCACCGGCTGGCGCGCTCGCTCTTCCTCTACGGGCTCTGCAACGGCTGGATCAGGCCCGGCAAACCGGTCATCGAGGCGTCCAGCGGGTCGACCGCAGTCTCGGAGGCGTACTTCGCCAAACTCATCGGCGTGCCGTTCATCGCCGTCATGCCCCGCACCACCAGCCCGGAGAAATGCCGGCTCATCGAATTCCACGGCGGACGCTGCCACTTCGTGGACGACTCCCGCCGCATGTACGAGGAATCGGCACGGCTCGCCGCGGAGACCGGCGGCCACTACATGGACCAGTTCACGTATGCCGAGCGGGCCACCGACTGGCGGGGCAACAACAACATCGCCGAGTCCGTCTACCAGCAACTGCGGCTCGAACGGTATCCGGAACCCACCTGGATCGTCGCCACCGCGGGCACCGGCGGCACCTCGGCGACCATCGCCCGCTATGTGCGCTACATGCAGCACGACACCAGGATCTGTGTCTCCGACCCGGAGAACTCCTGTTTCTTCGACGGCTGGACCCACAACGACCCGCACGTCACCAGCGACTGCGGCTCGCGCATCGAGGGCATCGGCCGGCCGCGCATGGAACCCAGCTTCGTGCCCGGCGCCATCGACCGGATGATGAAGGTGCCGGACGCGGCCAGCGTCGCGGCCGTACGCACCCTGGAACGCGCCATCGGGCGCAAGGCGGGCGGCTCCACCGGCACCGGGCTGTGGAGCGCGTTCAAGCTGGTCGCCGAAATGCTCGCCCAGGGCGTCGCGGGCAGCGTCGTCACCCTGATCTGCGACCCCGGCGACCGCTACCTCGACAAGTACTACTCCGACGCCTGGCTCACCGAACAGGGCCTCGACATCGCCCCGTACACCCGCACCATCGACCACTTCCTGACCACCGGCAGCTGGCCCCGGAACTGA
- a CDS encoding SRPBCC family protein produces the protein MAVFRIERFTPLSAAESWRRVTDWERHAAHVPLTTITVPTGLPTRVGTVFVARTGVGPLAFDDPMEVVRWSPPAGGRAGTCRLEKRGRVVLGRASIDVYPNRAGSHVVWVEELSLRLLPRWADPVVAGAGRRVFGRVLDAVLDRPVRRYG, from the coding sequence GTGGCCGTCTTCCGGATCGAGCGTTTCACTCCGTTGTCCGCAGCCGAGTCCTGGCGCCGGGTGACGGACTGGGAGCGGCATGCGGCGCATGTGCCGCTGACCACGATCACGGTGCCGACGGGGTTGCCGACGCGGGTCGGGACGGTTTTCGTGGCGCGGACGGGTGTGGGTCCGCTGGCGTTCGACGATCCGATGGAAGTGGTCCGCTGGTCGCCGCCGGCCGGGGGCCGGGCGGGGACGTGCCGGCTGGAGAAGCGCGGCCGGGTGGTGCTGGGCCGGGCGTCGATCGATGTGTATCCGAACCGGGCCGGCTCGCATGTGGTGTGGGTGGAGGAGCTGAGCCTGCGGCTGCTGCCGCGCTGGGCGGACCCGGTGGTCGCCGGGGCGGGGCGGCGGGTCTTCGGGCGGGTGCTGGACGCCGTGCTGGACCGTCCGGTGCGCCGGTACGGCTGA